One window of Dyadobacter sandarakinus genomic DNA carries:
- a CDS encoding efflux RND transporter permease subunit, translated as MFQKFIERPVLSTVISILILLLGIISLVTLPITKFPDIAPPTVQVTAVYPGANAEVVARAVATPIEEAVNGVENMTYMTSSSNNDGTMALNVYFKQGTDPDIAAVNVQNRVSKAVSQIPQEVVQAGISTQKQQNSIIMFVALSSEDSTYDETFLLNYIKINLVPQMQRIPGVGQAQPFGTRDYSMRIWLKPDRLAAYGLSPQEVTGAIREQSLEAAPGRLGEASTEVFEYVLKYKGKLTQNKEYEDIIIKANSDGSVVKLKDVARVEFGSYTYSSNGKLNGDASSGVAIFQTAGTNANDILIQAEALLKDFEKSLPKGVKTTIMYNSKDFLDDSIHQVRSTLFEAFILVFIVVFIFLQDFRSTLIPAIAVPVAIVGTFFFMQLFGFTINFLTLFALVLAIGIVVDDAIVVVEAVHSKMERSHLAAKPATIESMNEISGAIISITLVMAAVFVPVGFMQGPAGVFYRQFAFTLAIAILISALNALTLSPALCALFLKNPHAEPNAGNLQLVRAGFSARFFAAFNAGFESMTGRYVKSLQFLIKRKWVTIVGLVVISGTTLWLTQKTPTGFIPTEDQGFLLYALNTPPGSSLDRTHKAMAQVDSIVKRSPIAEHRYIVEGMNIISNSNASPYGVGFIRMKPQADRGEVQEFNQIVAMMSQQVRAVNDANAFFFTFPTVDGFGNVSGFEFMLQDRGNGSLEKLSTSTNAFLAALMKKKEIAYAFTTFATGNPQYMLEVDNAKAKQLNVPVNELLQTLQIYYGSSFVSDFNRFGKYYRVMAQADPSYRTNPTSLNGIYVKNTQGEMVPANQLVTLKRVFGPETVTRNNLYNAVMINGTPKPGYSTGDAIRAVKETAEDVLPNNYKTEWTGMTREEINAGSQILLIFVLSLVFVYFLLAAQYESYILPLAVILTIPLGVFGVMLFINMMGIENNIYVQVGLIMLIGLLAKNAILIIEYAVQRRKAGMSIIDSALEASQLRLRPILMTSFAFIVGLIPLMRATGGSALGNRSIGTGAVGGMLTGVIFGIFVIPVLYVIFQYLQEKVVKKPVAETAPEPVH; from the coding sequence ATGTTTCAGAAATTCATTGAAAGGCCCGTCCTTTCGACCGTGATCTCCATACTCATACTTTTGCTGGGGATCATTTCGCTGGTCACATTACCGATCACCAAGTTCCCCGACATCGCGCCGCCTACCGTGCAAGTAACCGCCGTATACCCGGGAGCGAACGCCGAAGTTGTAGCGCGGGCCGTAGCCACGCCCATTGAAGAGGCCGTAAACGGGGTGGAGAACATGACTTACATGACCTCTTCGTCCAATAATGACGGTACGATGGCGCTGAACGTCTATTTTAAGCAGGGTACTGATCCTGATATTGCAGCCGTCAACGTCCAGAACCGCGTTTCCAAGGCCGTCAGCCAGATTCCCCAAGAAGTAGTGCAGGCCGGTATTTCCACACAAAAGCAGCAGAACAGTATTATCATGTTTGTAGCGCTTTCCAGTGAGGACAGTACTTATGACGAAACATTTCTGCTCAATTACATCAAGATCAACCTGGTGCCGCAGATGCAGCGTATACCCGGGGTCGGTCAGGCGCAGCCTTTCGGTACACGCGATTATTCCATGCGTATCTGGCTCAAACCGGACCGTCTTGCCGCCTATGGATTATCACCCCAGGAAGTAACCGGGGCCATCCGCGAGCAAAGCCTGGAAGCAGCTCCGGGGCGGCTGGGTGAGGCAAGTACCGAGGTTTTTGAATACGTTTTAAAATACAAGGGAAAACTCACGCAGAACAAGGAGTACGAAGACATTATTATCAAAGCAAACAGCGACGGCTCGGTAGTTAAGCTGAAAGATGTGGCTAGGGTGGAGTTTGGTTCGTATACGTACTCGTCCAATGGTAAACTGAATGGTGACGCATCGTCCGGTGTGGCCATTTTTCAGACTGCCGGAACAAACGCAAATGACATCCTGATCCAGGCGGAAGCATTGTTGAAAGACTTCGAAAAATCACTTCCGAAAGGTGTGAAGACGACGATCATGTACAACTCGAAGGATTTTCTCGACGACTCGATCCACCAGGTTCGCTCCACGCTTTTTGAAGCCTTTATTCTTGTGTTCATTGTTGTATTTATCTTCCTGCAGGATTTTCGCTCCACGCTTATTCCGGCCATTGCGGTGCCCGTAGCGATTGTGGGAACGTTCTTCTTCATGCAGCTTTTTGGTTTTACCATCAACTTCCTCACGCTGTTTGCACTGGTACTTGCCATCGGTATTGTGGTCGATGATGCCATTGTGGTCGTGGAGGCGGTGCACTCCAAGATGGAGCGGTCGCACCTGGCAGCCAAGCCCGCGACGATTGAGAGTATGAACGAGATTTCCGGCGCGATCATTTCCATTACCCTAGTCATGGCCGCGGTATTTGTTCCCGTTGGTTTTATGCAGGGACCGGCGGGTGTATTTTACCGGCAGTTTGCATTTACGTTAGCCATCGCAATTTTGATCTCTGCATTAAATGCATTGACCCTCAGCCCGGCGCTTTGCGCATTGTTTTTGAAAAATCCCCATGCAGAGCCCAATGCCGGCAACCTGCAACTCGTCCGTGCAGGATTCTCAGCCCGCTTTTTTGCTGCATTCAATGCCGGATTTGAAAGTATGACCGGCAGGTATGTGAAAAGTCTGCAGTTTCTGATCAAACGCAAATGGGTGACCATCGTTGGTCTGGTCGTTATTTCAGGAACTACGCTCTGGCTCACGCAGAAAACCCCGACGGGCTTCATCCCGACCGAAGACCAGGGCTTTCTTTTGTATGCATTGAATACACCTCCGGGCAGCTCGCTGGATCGTACCCACAAGGCGATGGCGCAGGTTGACAGCATTGTAAAACGTTCGCCCATTGCGGAGCACCGCTACATTGTAGAGGGTATGAACATCATTTCCAACTCCAATGCATCACCCTACGGGGTAGGTTTTATTCGCATGAAGCCGCAGGCCGACCGGGGAGAAGTGCAGGAGTTCAACCAGATCGTGGCAATGATGTCGCAGCAGGTGCGCGCCGTAAATGATGCGAATGCATTTTTCTTCACCTTCCCGACGGTGGACGGCTTTGGTAACGTGAGTGGTTTTGAGTTTATGTTACAGGATCGTGGAAACGGTTCCCTGGAAAAGCTGAGCACGAGCACCAATGCATTCCTGGCAGCGTTGATGAAGAAAAAGGAAATTGCCTATGCCTTTACCACCTTCGCCACGGGCAACCCGCAGTACATGCTGGAAGTGGACAATGCCAAAGCCAAGCAGCTGAATGTGCCTGTGAACGAGCTGCTGCAAACCTTGCAGATCTATTACGGGAGCAGCTTTGTGTCGGACTTTAACCGGTTTGGTAAATACTACCGCGTGATGGCCCAGGCCGATCCGAGCTACCGTACCAACCCGACGTCGCTGAATGGTATTTATGTCAAAAATACGCAGGGCGAAATGGTGCCGGCCAACCAGCTGGTGACGCTTAAACGCGTATTTGGTCCCGAAACCGTAACACGCAACAACCTCTACAATGCGGTGATGATCAATGGTACTCCAAAGCCTGGTTACAGTACAGGCGATGCGATCCGTGCGGTGAAGGAAACGGCAGAGGATGTACTGCCGAACAACTATAAAACGGAATGGACAGGTATGACGCGGGAGGAAATCAATGCGGGCTCGCAGATCCTGCTGATATTCGTACTGAGCCTTGTATTTGTATACTTCCTCCTTGCTGCCCAGTACGAGAGCTACATATTGCCGCTGGCTGTGATCCTGACGATCCCGCTGGGTGTGTTCGGGGTGATGCTGTTCATCAATATGATGGGCATTGAAAACAACATTTACGTGCAGGTAGGTCTGATCATGCTCATCGGTCTCCTCGCCAAAAATGCGATCCTGATCATTGAATATGCAGTACAGCGCAGGAAAGCGGGCATGAGCATTATCGACTCTGCCTTGGAAGCCTCGCAGTTGCGTCTGCGTCCGATCCTGATGACATCCTTTGCCTTTATCGTCGGGCTGATCCCGCTTATGCGTGCCACCGGCGGATCTGCCCTGGGCAACCGCTCCATTGGTACCGGTGCCGTCGGCGGAATGCTTACGGGAGTGATCTTCGGGATTTTTGTGATCCCTGTACTCTACGTGATCTTCCAGTATCTGCAGGAGAAAGTTGTTAAAAAGCCCGTCGCGGAAACAGCGCCCGAGCCTGTTCACTGA
- a CDS encoding efflux transporter outer membrane subunit: MKYKIDFRILPAVLFTVVLTSCKVTKDYQRPELSLPEAYRQVPFADTATIADVEWKRFFADTTLQRLIERGIAYNYDLQLAIKRIDVAQQRAKQARLLQLPRIDLNITGQYNRPSSNSLNGISASSFLGSKHIENYVAGLTLSWEADIWGKIRNQQKAALATYLQTQEAKNAVQTRLVADIARGFYNLLMLDKQLEVARNNLALSDNTLKLTRLLKDAGEVNSLSIQQAEAQREAVLLLIPQLEQDISIQENNLQILTGQMPAAVERKVQLADFSSADSLSTGVPAALVSRRPDVRAAELSVLIANANLGVAQASMYPSLVISAGAGVESFQSSNWFNIPGSLFGIAAGTIARPIFARGQLKTNLAVAKIEREQSVLEFRQSVLNAVGEVSNALVQTQKLKEQEVIADRQAGILKQAIVNAQMLYQSDMANYLEVITAQGNALQAELNLAYIRSQSLTARVDLYRSLGGGWK, translated from the coding sequence ATGAAATACAAGATAGATTTTAGAATCCTCCCGGCTGTGCTGTTCACGGTTGTGCTCACCTCGTGCAAGGTGACGAAGGACTACCAGCGCCCGGAACTCAGCCTTCCCGAAGCTTACCGGCAGGTACCCTTTGCGGACACCGCTACCATTGCGGATGTGGAATGGAAAAGGTTCTTTGCCGATACCACGCTCCAAAGACTGATCGAGCGCGGCATTGCCTACAATTACGATTTGCAGCTTGCGATCAAACGCATCGATGTTGCCCAGCAGCGCGCCAAACAGGCCCGCCTGCTGCAACTTCCGCGCATTGACCTGAACATTACGGGTCAGTACAACCGCCCGTCGAGCAACAGCTTGAACGGGATCAGTGCCAGCAGCTTTTTAGGATCAAAACACATTGAAAACTACGTAGCCGGGCTGACACTGTCATGGGAAGCCGACATCTGGGGCAAAATAAGAAACCAGCAAAAGGCTGCACTGGCCACTTACCTGCAGACACAGGAGGCTAAAAATGCAGTGCAGACGCGTCTGGTAGCCGATATTGCCAGAGGTTTTTACAACTTATTAATGCTTGATAAACAACTGGAAGTAGCCCGCAACAACCTTGCCCTGAGCGATAATACTTTGAAGCTGACAAGGCTTTTGAAAGATGCGGGTGAGGTGAACTCGCTCTCCATCCAGCAGGCAGAGGCACAGCGTGAGGCTGTGCTGCTGCTGATCCCCCAGCTTGAACAGGATATCTCAATCCAGGAAAATAACCTGCAGATCCTGACCGGACAAATGCCTGCTGCCGTGGAGCGCAAAGTGCAGCTGGCTGATTTTTCATCCGCGGACAGCCTGAGCACGGGTGTTCCCGCGGCCCTTGTTTCGCGCCGCCCCGACGTACGCGCTGCCGAACTTTCGGTACTGATTGCAAATGCCAACCTGGGTGTGGCGCAAGCCAGCATGTATCCTTCGCTGGTGATTTCCGCCGGTGCAGGCGTCGAGTCTTTCCAGTCTTCAAACTGGTTCAACATTCCGGGATCGCTGTTTGGTATTGCCGCAGGAACGATTGCACGGCCGATTTTTGCAAGGGGCCAGCTGAAGACCAACCTGGCAGTAGCCAAAATCGAGCGGGAACAATCGGTACTTGAGTTCAGGCAGTCGGTGCTGAATGCGGTGGGAGAGGTTTCCAATGCATTGGTACAAACCCAGAAACTCAAAGAGCAGGAAGTGATTGCAGATCGCCAGGCAGGGATACTCAAACAGGCGATTGTGAATGCACAGATGCTGTACCAAAGCGACATGGCCAACTACCTGGAAGTCATTACGGCCCAGGGCAATGCATTGCAGGCCGAGCTCAACCTCGCCTACATCCGCAGCCAGTCGCTTACGGCACGGGTAGACCTGTACCGCAGTCTGGGAGGCGGTTGGAAATAG
- a CDS encoding DUF4833 domain-containing protein, producing MMAPQQSNRFLLVITLLLATLAASAQVSVDPGSPARSGAGAYPVPARIPNMLFYLQRSLDQNSVIYEANFSEDKSRGRRLDTENPVNIYWLLNDVNHSTKALSNVQKLGYGIRTEEYEDDLIQLHLVAYKKMPIRLKYAPQENRYQAYISVDGKDVVLQKVFIHIDGGTKLNPHVAFIELSGTTVQTGSRIVHRFRP from the coding sequence ATGATGGCACCACAACAATCAAACCGCTTTTTGCTTGTGATTACACTGCTGCTGGCAACGCTCGCAGCAAGTGCACAGGTAAGTGTGGATCCGGGTAGTCCCGCAAGATCGGGAGCCGGGGCTTACCCGGTTCCTGCCCGCATTCCCAATATGCTTTTTTATCTTCAGAGATCGCTCGACCAGAATTCGGTGATCTATGAAGCTAACTTTTCGGAAGACAAATCCCGCGGGCGCAGACTGGACACAGAAAATCCCGTAAACATTTACTGGCTGCTGAATGACGTGAACCACAGCACCAAAGCACTTTCCAATGTACAGAAGCTAGGCTATGGGATCAGGACCGAGGAATATGAGGATGACCTGATACAGCTTCATCTTGTAGCCTATAAAAAGATGCCTATCCGGCTGAAATACGCTCCACAGGAAAACCGCTACCAGGCATATATTTCAGTGGATGGAAAAGATGTAGTCCTTCAAAAAGTGTTTATCCATATTGATGGCGGCACAAAGCTGAACCCCCATGTAGCCTTCATCGAGCTCAGCGGTACGACCGTCCAGACGGGCAGCCGGATTGTGCATCGGTTCAGGCCGTAG
- a CDS encoding T9SS type A sorting domain-containing protein: protein MKLIYSTIIFLLTLCQVAKAQEEVPPVIFVRQGATGDGSSWDNATGTIPTGGLVEGTQIYIGTGTYTVNNETDLSQGNITIQGGFPNFLTGTDISSNSPGKYPTHIVMENGTASRFYTVEYNQQDDSTDVTNIVGLDLTGAVDKQRFGQGGIFYHAFAYGKYNFTNISVHDMQFDEAAIYLRYTSAHVTVDRCNFYNNQGNYSSGGIYVWGRSDDNVTPTRLRVQNSTFSSNTGVQGGGAIALYRTSTNPNDVVIENNEFCGNYSDIFGGAVSVNEGSATIRGCSFTNNSAQYHAGALAIWVGQVELDACQFYYNHAPGLGGAIWYEQGENYDTTRIRNSVFYKNRAGGGGAININYKGKAAISGSSFISNFLTQEERQSGGAVYISAATGVTIDQSLFFSNKINNKSNALGSDLGVRYGGNVQVTGSKMQLTSANAYQAEPGSSTIPFVFEGSENTFNNTSDNGDFVLPELGACLIQGYKLRGTVVRDGNGNTDYTLAGPSDDLPDGLTVSVLSDTAVIATLPVEKGVFAFENVFPDSYTIRLNFPDATSSDYLKYGPSGEALLDWNRWGDGTPDGMLDAVVDITGYENIIFAINEQPVADDINNSITVPAAGDSLIIDGLEGNLPLFSGRDPDTGEITFGMRFRITKLPQNGELKVAGKVPHPDSVYAIAPGAITLKLTGSGYQTVSFDYVLLDMMGLASEPATYTITFDRPLPVKLQSFTARAEGSQANLTWVTVSEVQADRFIVQRSLDGKAWSEIGTVKAAGDSKTTQSYHFTDQTPLADSDNLYRLKMVDADGSFGFSRIANVEFGQAVSLSIYPNPASDRLTITYAGWNQVSGVKVFDINGKVVYQSGNKVSNAIDLSAFIPGMYVIRLEKNDGTAMFRKVVVNK, encoded by the coding sequence ATGAAATTAATTTACAGCACCATCATTTTCCTGCTCACGCTCTGCCAGGTTGCAAAGGCACAGGAGGAGGTTCCACCGGTAATCTTTGTCCGCCAGGGTGCCACCGGCGACGGCTCATCCTGGGATAATGCTACAGGAACAATTCCGACGGGGGGTCTTGTCGAGGGAACGCAGATTTACATTGGTACGGGTACCTACACGGTCAACAATGAAACGGATCTTTCCCAGGGAAACATTACAATACAGGGAGGGTTTCCAAACTTCCTGACTGGTACTGATATCTCAAGTAACAGTCCGGGAAAGTATCCTACCCACATTGTAATGGAGAATGGTACGGCCAGCCGGTTTTACACAGTGGAGTACAATCAGCAGGATGATTCCACTGACGTAACAAACATTGTCGGACTGGATTTAACGGGTGCGGTAGACAAGCAGCGATTTGGGCAGGGTGGGATTTTCTATCATGCATTCGCTTATGGCAAATACAACTTTACAAATATATCGGTACACGATATGCAATTTGATGAAGCCGCCATATACCTGCGCTATACATCCGCCCATGTAACTGTTGACAGATGTAATTTTTACAATAATCAAGGCAATTATAGCTCAGGTGGAATTTACGTATGGGGAAGAAGCGACGACAACGTGACGCCTACCCGGCTAAGAGTCCAGAATTCAACGTTTTCAAGCAATACCGGTGTGCAGGGTGGAGGAGCGATAGCCCTTTATAGAACCTCCACAAATCCAAATGATGTTGTCATTGAGAATAACGAGTTTTGCGGGAATTACAGCGATATCTTTGGAGGGGCAGTTTCTGTCAATGAGGGGAGTGCGACCATCCGGGGATGTTCTTTTACCAACAATTCTGCCCAGTACCATGCCGGGGCATTGGCAATATGGGTTGGCCAGGTTGAACTGGATGCCTGCCAGTTTTACTATAACCATGCACCCGGCCTCGGCGGCGCAATCTGGTATGAGCAAGGAGAGAATTACGACACTACCAGAATCAGAAATTCTGTTTTTTATAAAAACAGAGCAGGTGGCGGGGGAGCTATAAATATTAACTACAAGGGGAAGGCAGCAATATCCGGCAGCAGCTTCATCAGCAATTTTCTTACACAAGAGGAAAGGCAGTCGGGTGGAGCCGTATACATTTCAGCTGCAACTGGCGTAACCATAGATCAGAGTTTGTTTTTCAGTAATAAAATTAACAATAAGTCAAATGCACTCGGCAGTGATTTAGGTGTTCGTTATGGTGGAAACGTTCAAGTGACCGGGAGTAAGATGCAGCTAACAAGTGCCAACGCATACCAGGCAGAGCCTGGGAGTTCCACAATTCCGTTTGTTTTTGAAGGATCAGAGAATACATTCAACAATACCTCCGATAATGGAGACTTCGTTTTGCCGGAATTGGGTGCATGTCTCATCCAAGGTTATAAGCTGAGAGGTACAGTTGTAAGGGATGGTAATGGAAACACCGATTATACACTAGCAGGACCCTCAGATGATTTGCCTGATGGACTTACAGTAAGTGTTTTGAGCGACACAGCAGTGATTGCGACATTACCCGTGGAAAAAGGTGTATTTGCATTCGAGAATGTTTTCCCGGACAGCTACACCATTCGGTTGAATTTTCCTGATGCAACAAGCAGTGATTATCTGAAATACGGTCCAAGCGGAGAGGCCCTCCTAGACTGGAACCGGTGGGGCGATGGTACCCCTGATGGAATGCTGGACGCAGTCGTTGATATTACCGGCTACGAAAATATTATTTTCGCGATTAATGAGCAGCCAGTGGCGGATGATATAAACAATTCGATTACAGTGCCAGCAGCTGGCGATTCTTTGATAATTGATGGTTTAGAGGGGAATCTGCCCCTTTTCAGTGGACGTGATCCGGACACAGGAGAAATCACCTTTGGAATGCGTTTCAGGATTACAAAGTTACCTCAGAACGGTGAACTTAAAGTTGCCGGCAAAGTGCCGCATCCTGACTCAGTATACGCCATTGCACCAGGTGCAATTACACTTAAATTAACTGGATCCGGATACCAGACAGTCAGTTTCGACTATGTTCTGTTAGATATGATGGGGCTTGCAAGTGAGCCTGCTACTTATACGATAACCTTCGACCGTCCGCTGCCTGTTAAGCTGCAATCCTTTACCGCCCGGGCCGAGGGCAGCCAGGCTAATCTTACCTGGGTTACGGTATCCGAAGTACAGGCCGACCGCTTCATTGTTCAGCGCAGCCTGGACGGAAAAGCATGGTCAGAAATCGGAACGGTGAAGGCAGCAGGTGATAGCAAAACAACGCAGTCCTACCATTTTACAGATCAGACACCCCTGGCCGACAGCGATAACCTGTACAGGCTCAAAATGGTGGATGCGGACGGTTCTTTCGGTTTCAGCCGCATTGCCAATGTTGAATTCGGACAGGCTGTTTCGCTCAGCATTTATCCCAATCCTGCCAGCGACCGCCTGACGATCACCTACGCAGGATGGAATCAGGTAAGTGGCGTGAAGGTTTTTGATATCAATGGAAAAGTCGTTTACCAGTCAGGTAACAAAGTAAGCAATGCCATTGATCTTTCTGCCTTTATCCCCGGTATGTATGTGATCCGTCTTGAAAAAAATGACGGTACCGCAATGTTCCGGAAGGTTGTTGTGAACAAATAG
- a CDS encoding outer membrane protein assembly factor BamB family protein has product MLYQRRVLILMACLAAAAAFHKANDADWREYNGDGARSHYSGLTQIKPENVSSLKVAWTYNSGGADTTGNRSQIQCNPVIVNGILYGVSAGVQAFALDAETGREIWKTNVADNAGTLSRGVSYWTDGQEKRIFFGAGKWLYALEANTGKMIRSFGDEGRIDLTTGIRRPGGDNYIQPNTPATIYKDLVIVGARLNEGETALLGDIRAFDVRSGKPAWTFHTIPEPGEPGYETWSPGHPRERMGGANAWAGMAIDRDRGILYAPTGSAAYDFYGGNRKGDNLYANCLLALNAGTGKLLWHFQLVHHDVWDRDPPAPPNLLTVTMKGKKIDAVAQTTKQGHVFVFDRVTGKPLFPIEEKPFPTDGIAGESLSPTQPIPLKPAPFTKQTFTEADINPWASNRDSIAAVLRKARTGSPYMPLTGEMTIFFPGTDGGAQWGGSAVDRSGIMYIPAKQNPCYSSLVLRPQKDRKYMNTGAQLYQNTCAACHGQDQRGSHDGSYPALLGIEKRLTEKQIRGVLQNGRGMMPSFNHLPEKELLAITAFVMGKDDQPATTAKAGATVASTEIPYQHTGYNRWYDSKGYPVSAPPWGTLTAIDLNSGDHLWQVPLGEYSELTARGIPPTGTDNYGGPLVTGSGLLFIAASKDEMFRAFDTKTGKVIWKVRLPAAGFASPSTYTVHGRQYVVIACGGGKLKARSGDKYVAYALP; this is encoded by the coding sequence ATGTTGTATCAAAGACGAGTCCTGATCCTGATGGCATGCCTAGCGGCGGCCGCAGCGTTTCACAAGGCAAATGATGCGGATTGGCGGGAGTACAATGGCGATGGGGCACGCTCACACTACTCCGGCCTCACCCAGATCAAACCCGAAAACGTCAGCAGCCTGAAAGTTGCCTGGACGTACAATTCAGGCGGAGCGGACACCACGGGCAACCGGTCACAGATCCAATGCAACCCCGTCATCGTGAATGGTATCCTGTACGGCGTTTCGGCCGGGGTACAAGCCTTTGCACTGGATGCTGAGACAGGTCGGGAAATATGGAAAACAAACGTCGCCGACAATGCAGGAACCCTCAGCCGAGGTGTAAGCTACTGGACGGATGGACAGGAAAAAAGGATTTTTTTCGGTGCGGGCAAGTGGCTCTATGCGCTGGAAGCGAATACAGGAAAAATGATCCGGAGCTTCGGCGACGAGGGACGCATTGACCTCACAACCGGGATCAGGCGACCGGGTGGCGACAACTACATCCAGCCCAATACACCGGCTACGATCTACAAAGATCTCGTGATTGTGGGCGCGCGCCTGAATGAGGGCGAAACTGCCCTGCTTGGGGATATCAGGGCATTTGATGTGCGCAGCGGGAAGCCGGCATGGACCTTCCACACCATTCCCGAACCCGGCGAACCGGGGTACGAGACCTGGTCACCCGGCCACCCGCGGGAGCGCATGGGAGGAGCCAATGCATGGGCAGGCATGGCCATCGACCGGGACCGGGGCATCCTGTACGCGCCGACGGGCTCTGCTGCGTATGATTTTTACGGAGGCAACAGGAAAGGTGATAACCTGTATGCCAACTGTCTGCTTGCACTGAACGCCGGTACGGGCAAGCTTTTGTGGCACTTCCAGCTGGTACACCACGACGTATGGGACCGCGACCCGCCTGCGCCGCCCAACCTGCTTACCGTCACCATGAAAGGTAAAAAGATCGACGCCGTGGCCCAGACTACCAAGCAGGGACATGTTTTTGTTTTTGACCGGGTTACAGGAAAACCACTTTTCCCCATTGAAGAAAAACCATTTCCTACTGATGGGATTGCGGGTGAATCGCTGAGCCCTACACAGCCCATCCCGCTGAAACCGGCACCTTTTACAAAACAGACCTTTACCGAAGCTGACATCAATCCTTGGGCTTCCAACAGGGATTCCATTGCCGCAGTGCTCCGGAAAGCGCGCACCGGCAGTCCCTATATGCCACTGACGGGTGAGATGACGATCTTCTTTCCGGGAACTGACGGGGGCGCACAATGGGGCGGCTCGGCAGTGGACCGGTCGGGTATTATGTACATTCCGGCCAAGCAAAACCCCTGCTACTCTTCGCTGGTACTCCGGCCGCAAAAAGACCGGAAGTATATGAATACCGGCGCGCAGCTTTACCAGAATACGTGTGCGGCATGCCATGGACAGGACCAGCGCGGCAGTCATGATGGCTCCTATCCTGCCCTGCTTGGCATTGAAAAACGTCTAACCGAAAAACAGATCCGCGGGGTTTTGCAAAACGGACGGGGAATGATGCCCTCCTTTAATCATTTACCAGAAAAAGAGCTGCTGGCCATCACAGCATTTGTTATGGGGAAAGACGACCAGCCCGCAACCACCGCAAAGGCCGGCGCAACAGTCGCCAGTACCGAAATCCCCTACCAGCATACGGGCTACAACCGCTGGTACGATAGTAAGGGTTATCCCGTGAGTGCGCCGCCCTGGGGCACGCTCACAGCCATTGATCTGAACAGCGGCGATCACCTGTGGCAGGTGCCACTGGGAGAATACAGCGAGCTGACGGCCCGCGGGATACCGCCTACGGGCACCGACAATTACGGCGGACCGCTGGTGACCGGCAGTGGGCTTCTTTTTATTGCTGCGAGCAAGGATGAAATGTTCAGGGCATTTGATACGAAGACGGGAAAGGTGATCTGGAAAGTGAGGCTGCCTGCTGCGGGTTTTGCATCCCCCAGCACGTACACTGTCCATGGTCGGCAGTATGTGGTTATTGCCTGCGGAGGCGGAAAGCTCAAAGCCCGGTCAGGCGACAAGTATGTAGCCTATGCGCTGCCATAG